Sequence from the Macaca fascicularis isolate 582-1 chromosome 16, T2T-MFA8v1.1 genome:
ACCTCTCAAAAGACAGTTCCCTTGCAGGCTCCAGGCCTGCCTTGCCTGCCTGCTTCGGTGACCCCCTAAGTTCTGACCTGCCATCATGCCTCCACGGTCGCAGGACGGGACCACCAGCTTGGTCCTGGGGTAGGCTGGGCTCCAGGTGATCAGTGATCCTGGGCATTTTGCTTTCTAAATCAGGGTTTACAGATGTGCATATGTGTACCCTATATATGTCATTTTGTAAATGATTTAGGTTCAGGGAAGAAATTTTTGCCCTCTTTCAtctataaatattagaaaagctTGAGTCGTTACGATATTAGTGCTAAAAGGTACCCTATGCTTTCCGAGTGTCCAAGATTCATTTACTGGTTTtcgttggtttgttttttctttttttgagatggagtctcgctccgtcgcccaggctggagtgcagtggtacgatcttggctcactgcaacctctacctcctggattcaagagattctcctgcctcagcctcctgagtagctgggattataggtacatgccactacactcggggaatttttgtatttttagtagagacggggtttccctatgttggccaggctggtctcgaactcctgacctcaggtgatccactcacctcggcctcccaaagtgctgggattacaggcgtgagccaccgcgcccgccctcATTTACGGTTTTGTATAAGAAAAAGGAGACTACACGAAGTGCCCACCTCCAAGGAGAGCATGGCGTTTTAAATGCTTTTTGCTTTGAGAATTGAAGGAAAGGCTGAAATAAGGTGGATACCTGGGCAGAGGTTCTCCGCATTTGTTAGAAGCAATGTGGAAGCTAAAATTCCAGCTTAGCTGCGTGGGTGAGgatggtgggggcgggggtgcaGGGGAGAGCTGGGGATGGGGTTGGGAGGGGTCTGAGGCCAGTGAAATCAGTCTGGAAGGGGCTGATTCTCACACACCCGTAACTCTAGAGCTGCTAGCCACACGTGGCTATTCaagtttaaattaattataattaaatagcATTACAAATTCAGTGTCTCAGACACAGAGGGCCACGTTTCGAGTGCCCagcagccacatgtggccagtgctGCCATGTTGGACAACGCAgattatagaatatttccatcctTGCAGCACTGTTCTAAAGGGTCGTCCAGTCCTGCTCTCATGGGTGGAGGTGAAGTGGCCAGGTCAGCCTTGTATACAGTGGAGGTGGTTTTCAGACTGAGTTCCTGAGCACATAGGCATacaatgtgagtgtgtgtatgtgggggttAGAGGCATTGCAGCTCCTGTTTCCTGCTGAGTCGTCACCCTACAGAGCAGGGAAGCTTCTGGAAGTCTGACCTGGGAACGTGGAGAACCCCAGGCTACGTAGCTTCTGGGCTGGCTCCAGGCCATCCTCACTGTCAAGGAGAGACCCCACACAGATGAGGGGTGGGGCTGCAAGGGCCCCCAGTGCAGAGCACAGGACAGAAGCACCAGCACCTTCCAGAAAAACCTTTATTTCCAAGGGGTGGCCCATTTGGCCTGCTGCAGTTACCCCTCCTCCGGGACATTGAGCTTCTCCTTCACCCCACAGGCCACCACGGCGAAAAAGAACTCCGGGAAGAAGGTGCGGACGTACACGGCAGCCTTGGGAATGGGGTTGGCCATGAACACCTCTTGCTTCTTCCTCCGCACGGTGCGCATCACCTCCTCTGCCACCTCCACGGGGTGCACGCCGTAGGTCAGCTTCCTGAAAAAGACTGAACGGCCCCCGTTGGGGGTGGGGTTATGGCCTCAGTGGGGAGCCGGCTGGTCAGAGCCCTGCACGTGCACAAAGGCTTGGGGGGCGGGAAGCGTGGGCTGTCCCCGGAGTCACAGGTTCCAGGCCCCCTCCGTCACCTGCGGGCCACGGCGCCCAGCGGGAGACACTCCACTCTCCGGGCTTCCTTCTGCCTCTTCGTCTTTAAATAAGGTGGACCTGGTGTCCTGCCCTGATAATTTCGCAGGGCGGTTATGTGTGGGGGAAGGGATGCAAAAGAGGTTAGGGTCTAAGAAGGTGCCAGGTGGATTAAGGGGCTGTTTGTGACGGTCGTGAAGCTGTGTGTGTCAAGAGCATCCTGGAACCCCTGGTCTGCCCCCTATCTTGGATCATCTTGGTTCCTCAAGGTGGAAGCCTTGGGCAAGGTGTAGCGCCTGTATGCTTAGAGTATCCTAGAGTAGTGGCCATAATAAGGTGCACTGATAGATAGAAGGGCTGGTTGCTATTCCAGAACCTTCAGTCCTCCCAACAACCCTAAGAGGTAGGTATTGCTATTGCTAGTATCcgtcattttctaaaatgaaaataataatactaataaataacAATAGCAATACCTACCTCTTAGGGAGGCACGAAGTGATTAAGGGACTTGCTCACGTCCAGCCCTCTAATATGTGGCAGAGGCCGGCTTCCagtgcagacttttttttttttgacagagcctcgcgctgtcgcccaggctggactgcagtggtgcgatatcggctcactgcaagctccgcctcccgggttcaagtgattctcctgcctcaacctcccaagtagctgggactacaggcacgcaccaccatgcccggctaatgttatgtatttttagtagagacggggtttcaccatgctggccaggatggtgtcgatttCCTGACCCCGTGGTgctcgcccgcctcagcctcccaaagggctgggagtaacaggcgtgagccactgcgccgggcccaGGTGGCCTGGCTTTAGACTCTCGGTCTCCACTCTGTGCACGGGAAAGGGGGAGCAGGAAAGTTCTTCAATCCCATGACATCTGGGAAACAGGTCCAGAGACAGGCAGTTGCTTGCCGAGGTGGCAGAGGAAGCCGAGTGGCTGAGCTCAGCGGGCGCATGGGCCGTAGGCTGCAGGGAGGATTTTGTCTACCGGGTGCCTCGGGCCTAAAGGTTTGCGGCCCCCGCCCTGCTGTTGGGGGTTGCTGAGCCTCTTCCACTCCCACCCCCAGACTCATGATTCAGGAGTACCCACCTGAAGGTCATTCACCCCCCAGTGACACCGGACTGTTCCCGAGGCTCCCAGGGGCCCCAGCTTCCCTCTGAAGTCTCACATTTCCAAATGGAGGCTTCCCAGTTTCCTTGCTCTGGATACACGTGGTACGACCGGACGAAAGTCGGGCTCACGGTGCTGATGACAACGTCGTATTCCTCCACTTCGGCTCGGAGGCAGTCAAAGAAGCCCAGGGCTGCGTGCTTGGAGGCAGCGTCTGCAGGAGAAACCATCCGGAGGTGGGCGCAGGACACTCCCGGGCCTGGCTTCCCGGTGGGCATGCGCATTGGAAGCAGGGGGGGCCCACAGACACATTTCCTGCAAGCTCAGAGCTGAGAGGGTCCTCAAGAATCTGCccctcactttacaaatgagcACAGAGAGCCCTCGGGAGTGGTGGACATAGAGCTGGAACTGAATTGAGCTTAGCCACTTGCTGGTGGTGTGacctgaccttgggcaaatcactttgcctctctgagactcagttttcttatctttaaaatgggagtAATATTTCCCTTGCCAAATTactgtgaagatcaaatgagaaaacatacaGAATGCTGGCACCAACATGAATTCCCCTTCCTTCCTGGGAAGGCTGATGCCTACCAAACTTGTCCAGGGTCTGGGGCTAgctggtggctgcagtgagcctgaaTCACAGATatcccctctcccttcctgttTCCCTTCTCCTCCGAGAGCCCATCCAAGTCATCCACTCACCAAATTCAGTTCAAATCATAGAAGCCATGGGTTGGGCAAAAAAGGATCATTCCAGGAATTCCAAAAAGAAGGGAGTGGACATTGCTTAGACCTTTGGGAAGTTAGAGCCACATCTGGGGTGTGATGCACCCCAACTTCACATTTTAGGGATGTCAGTCAGAGGCGGAAGGGGCAGAAGGTGGATGTACTGTGGttcctgccaccgtgcccagatgcCTTCAACCAGAACCCTTTCCTGGTCTCCCTGACATCATGACCAGCAAGCTTCCAGTTCTCTCCaatgaggcctttttttttttttttgagacggagtctcactctgtcgcccaggctggagtgcagtggtgcgatctcggctcactgcaacctccgtctcccaggttcaagcaattctcctgcctcagcctcctgagtagctgggtttacaggcacacaccaccatgcccagctaatttttgtatttttagtagagatgggatttcaccatgttggccagactggtctcgaactgctgacctcaggtgatctgcctgtcttggcctcccaaagtgctgggattccaggcgtgagccaccgtgccctgcagAACCATGCGCTTTAAATGGATGCATagtgtggtatgtgaattacacCCGCCAATGCAAGTGTTAACAAAAAAAGGTCTACCAGCTTGTTTTTCATTCATCCACCATGCCTTGATTCCTTCAGTATTCAACAGTGAAGCCCCTGCTCTGGTGGGTGAGGAGCTGGGGACCCAGAGGTGGATAGAGGCAGCTCTGGCCTCACGGAGTACTCAGTTCATCAGTGGGGCAGATACATGGACAGGTGACTTTCCacgtggtgttttttgttttgttttattttgttttgttttgagagggagtcttgctctattgcccaggctggagtacagtggctcgatctcagctcactgcaacctctgcctcccgggctcaagcaattctcctgcctcagcctcccgagtaactgggattacaggtgcccaccaccacacctggctaatttttgtatttttagtagagatgggtttcaccatgttggccaggctggtctcaaactcctgacctcaagtgatccacccgcctcggcctcccaaagtgctgggattacaggtgtgagccactgtgcccggccccatgtGGCATGGTTGATGCAGGAAAAGGGTGGGTGCCTGCAGCGGGAGGGACACATGGCGGGCTGCATCCCCTTTCGAGTCTGTGTGCCAGGTTCTGAGCCTGAGAGCCCCCATCTCCTTGCCTGAGTGGATGGTAAGGGAACTGTGCTGAGGTGCTCAGGGACATTGCGTTCCTTTGGTCAAAAGAAAAACCTCTGAGTCAGCAGACCCCAGGTCACTCCCACGCCAGCCCCTTGTGTCTGTCCAAAGCCAGattcagaggaagaagagaatttgGGGCCAGTCCAGGGTGGCATCGCTTCAGTTATGACATTTACATGGGAAACTCTGTGCCCCTCAATTCCTCAGTGCAGAGAAGCCAGACCGTGGCTGATGGGGGTGGAGACAGCCTTGAGAGAATTCTGAGTCCCCAATgctgtgttttgcaaatattccCAGGAAATGCGTGCATTTGTCCAATAAGGGTCAGTGGTCAAAGGGCCCATTGTCATGCCCATGCCTCGCTATGTTATGTCGTCTCTGTGTCCTCATCACCTGGCTTTAGGCATTGAAAcactttgttgaatgaatgaaggcagGAAGCAAGGAAGGTGAAAAGTCACCCAGCTGCTGAAAAtaacagaaagtttaaaaatacaaggAGCAGTGGGGAGATTCCTAAGTGGGCTGGGGAAGAGAGGAAAATGCGGGATGTGCCAAAGACTGCTGTATGTGGCCCATTCActcttcccttcttcctgggCCCCCAAGTGCACTGCACTCCCCAGTGTCCCTTGCACTTAGGTGTGACTGAGTTCTCCCAGTACGACGTGAGCAGTGGTGATGCCAGCCTGGGGGCAATGGGATGTCCAATGCCAGCCTGGGGTTTTGGACATTGGGCATGGATCCTCCAcagtctctttcctcttcttgccAGCAGGGACCTAGCTGTGACCACCCAGAAGATGGTGTTGATGGAATGACTTAGCATGACCCTGGGCCCCCAGTGACGCTGTGGCATGGTGCCACCTGCTTGCCTGGTGCCATTCCCATCGAGGTTACTACATGGAGGAGTAATCAAGTTTTCCCACATCACAGGCTCACAGCACAGTAGGCTTAAACTAGCTAAGGCAAATGGGAAAAGGAAGGTAAAACACTACTAGAGGGGGCGTTCTGGGCTGAATTCTGTTGTCAATCCTCCCAAATTTTGTATGCTGAAACCCAATCCCCAGtgctcagaatgtgactgtatttcgagatatttaaagaggtaattaatataaaatgaggccattaggcTGGGCCCTACTCCAATCTGACTGGTGCtgttataagaagaagaaatttggggccgggtgtggtggctcacgcctgtaatcccagcactttgagaggccaaggcagacgaatcacctgaggtcaggagtttgagaccagcttggccaatatggtaaaaccctgtctctactaaaaacacaaaaattagctgggcgtggtggtgggtgcctgtagtcccagctactcaggaggctgaggcagaagaatcgcttgaacctgggaggcagaggttgcagtgagccaagatcttgccattgcactccagcctgggcaacagagtgagattgtgtctccaaaaaaaaaaaaaaaaagaagaagaagaagaagaggaaatttggacatacAAGGAGGCAACAGACATGCacatgcacagaggaaagactgtgtggggacacagcaagaaggcagctatCTGTAAGCCAGGGAGAGGGGTTCCAGAGAAAACCAACCCTGCCGACACTTTGAtcatggacttccagcctccagaatgaaaaaacaaatttctgttgtgtaagcccCAGccttggtattttgttatggcagcctgagcaaatTCATATGGGGACCTACtcgtttttttcccccccttctTCCCTTCTACCCTTGTACccatcaaatatttactgagcccctAATTTGCACATGGTAGTGTGGGTCATGAAGAAATGTATATGGCATGTTCCCTGCCTCTTAGAACTAGCTCATCAGATGTGGAAATGGCTCCAGAATTTTTCCAGCTAGATCCCAGGAACATACACCTAGAAGTCCTTCTCCTTGAACTTTTGAAAGGACACTCATTTTTGGAGCTGCCCCCACCCTGAATTCTGCCCCTTTCTGTTTTTCCTGGTTCCTTCCTCAGGTCTCCATTGCCCTCCCATTTTGTGATGTGCACCCATCCTTCTCTTTCCCAATGATAATCTTCCCTGACCTTCAAGGGCATCTTTATGGAGGAAGGGGCATTGGAGCTATGACTGTGCATCTTTGTCAGGAGCGTGACCTTCACCTGGCATTGTCAGGTTCACCTAGTGCATGTCCTGCCCACATAGGAGACTGGGAGCTTCGCAGACAGAGGGAGCTTATCTTTAATATCTCAGTATCTCCCATAGCCACTTGCATGCTGTAGGCGCTCAAAAAATAGGAACCATAGGGATGAAAGAAAACACAGCAGATGGTGTCATCCTTGGACCCTTTCCCCTGTGACCATCTGCCTAGTCTTAGACATAACAGCTCCTGCCTTATACCATAAGACATACAACAGAAGATTCATATTTTTATCTTAGCAACTTACAAGCTGTACGGAACGGGATTCCAAACTTCCCTTGGATGTTATTCACTAACACTATTTGGCCTGTTCTCCGGGAGATCATGTTGGGAAGCAGGGCTGGAAAACACAGGACAAAGAGTCATGGTTAAAACTTTGTGACTGAGTTAGGCAGCCGCCGGCagacccctcccccagctccgcTCCATCATGGGGCTCCGCTCCCTCCGTGGTAATTAGATTGCAGCAGGGCAGCAGAGATGGAATGAACCCTGCAATCGTTTATCCAGCGTTCCTGAAGTGTGGGCTGGTGAATTGCTGGGTGATTTTAAATTGGTGCTTTCCCACCAATGTGCATTTAGTGacactgatttctttttattaaaggcatgtttatatttattgtgttttcCTCTCGACTTTTGTTTAGATGCAGAGGGAACACGTGCAGATTTGTTCCATGGGCATATTGCACTCAGGTAGTGCGTGTGGTACCCAATAGAATAGAACAGACGCTGATCTCAGTAGTGAGAAAGTCATTCCCATTTCAATTCTCCTACTATGGCCtccagaaggaagaaggaagtctCACAATGGTTGTAGTACGTCTTTAACACCTCTCTTGCACGTGCTAATCTtttaacaaagagagggaagattCTGACGTTCTCAGGCTACCTTGGGAGAACTTACTTTGTTTAATTTTCAGGTTGCCCTTTATTTATTGAGAATGAAAGAGGTTTTAAATTTGTGTTGGTTTTATACAGATTTCCTCCTAAAGtgaatttagtttaaaaatgagaaaattcagaGAAAGGTATTAAATTAATAATAGTACAGGCAGAATGGGgatatggcaaaaagtgaaaagacaatacTCAAAGAGTCAACTTTCAGAATGATCTGTGAAACCCAGCACCTCCATGTTAAAGATGGAcaaactgggccgggcgcagtggctcatgcctgtaatctcagcactttgggaggccgaggcgggtggatcacgaggtcaggagatggagaccatcctggctaacacggtgaaaccctgtctctattaaaagaatacaaaaaatcagctgggtgtggtggcgggtgcctgtagtcccagctactcaggaggctgaggcaggagaatcacttgaacccgggaggtggacccgggaggtggaggttgcagtgagctgagatcatgccactgcattccagcctaggaaacagagcgagactccgtcttgaaaaaaaaaaataataagaaaagaaaaaaaataaaaaagatggataAACTGAGGTCCAGAGCTAGGGACTAGACCCAGGGTCCTTAGTGAGGGCTAACCAGGAAGAGAAACCAGGTCTGGCCCTTTTCCACTCCACTTTCATCGTTCATTGCTTTGATGCCAGTGAACAGTCTCTGTTAAAGGTTGATAGATGACACACTTGTGCTGGCCTGTTTGCTGTGCCCACAGGGACTGGACTGGAGGAAACTGTTCTCTCTGGGACACCATTCTAGAAGCTCTGGAAAGTCATCTTTCTGCCccaaatgcttctttctcttcatctgtCTTAGCACTCAGAATCCGATTGTTAGAGGTGTCCAGCATGGGAGCTGGTTGTAGAGACGGTAATTGCAAGATCATGCTAGATCTTAGACCTTGCCAGGACACCCCACTCCCTAAATGGAGACGTTCTCCACATTACATTCCCCCTGAGCTTCTGCTttgataaacttttatttttttggagagcaGGGGcttcaacttttctttcttttagacggagtctcagcccgtcacccacgctggagtgcaatggcgtgatctcggctcactgcaacctcagcctcctgggttcaaatgatcctcctgcctcagcctcctgagtagctgggattacaggttcccaccatgatgcctggctaatttttgtatttttagtagagacggggtttcaccatgttggccaggctggtcttgaacttctgacctcatgatctgtcaaCTTTTCATTCTACTCTGTGGTCATTTCCAGCCCCATTTCCCAGGCTTCAGACCGGCGTTTGAACTTAGTGGTGAGAAATCTGCACCTGGGTGTCTCCTAGGCCCTTCAGACAGGCTCACATAGGAATCACCGTCTTATTCATTAAAGGGAGACAGCCTCCTGCCTTCCCTGTTTCTGTGGAGAGATTGACAGAATACTGGGTCTCTTGTAATTTGGTAATAagtcctttttcttcttcatttctgaggACAGAATCTTTACCTTTGACCAACTGTCATGGTTAGAAGCAGATCAACCGCAAGGTTGATACAGCAGGATGTACACAGTTGTTGAGACAATTGTTGGAGGATGAGACAATTGTTCAGAGACGTCGAATTGGAGGGAAGCCAGGGACATAAGGAAAGAGAAGTAAAAGGGCAAAGcttgggtggggagaggggttTCACAGAGAGGGTGGTTGAAATATGCCAATCAGATACTTCCTGGGTTCCTTTTCCTACATAAACATTGAAAATGGGAATGCTGAAAGCTTTCACCCAATAGGTAGGGAATTTTCTAAGGGGACTGGAGAATTCCATACAGAATAGGATGACTGTCTGGCTATTTAACAGAGCCCTCTGTGGAATCTGGTGGCCCAGATACCCATTGGAAAGTCAAACTTACGAGACCTTTTGTCAATGTGATGGGGCCAAAGTAATTGGCATCCATGATCTTTTTGTCGAGCTCCAGAGAAATCTTATGGGCAGGCCCCTTCACCTTCATGCTGGCATTGTTGATGAGGATGTCTACACAGCCATAGCAATCCAGGACTTCTTTTGCCACATCTGGGACGCAGCTGATGTCTGAGAGGTCCAACAGGACGAGCTTTGGAGTGAATGTCTGCTGAACCAATGACAGAGTCAGGGTATGTGGGATCTCCTCCCTCTTGCAGACCTTGGGAGCCCTCGATCTAAAAGCCACCCATTTTGAAATTCAAAGATCATgaaatgactggaaaaaaaaaaaagacgaagaaGCAGAAATGATTCTGGGATGGAGGATATTGCCAGAGAATTCAT
This genomic interval carries:
- the DHRS7C gene encoding dehydrogenase/reductase SDR family member 7C isoform X1; its protein translation is MGVMAMLLLPLLLLGISGLLFIYQEVSRLWSKSAVQNKVVVITDAISGLGKECARVFHTGGARLVLCGKNWERLENLYDALISVADPGKQTFTPKLVLLDLSDISCVPDVAKEVLDCYGCVDILINNASMKVKGPAHKISLELDKKIMDANYFGPITLTKALLPNMISRRTGQIVLVNNIQGKFGIPFRTAYAASKHAALGFFDCLRAEVEEYDVVISTVSPTFVRSYHVYPEQGNWEASIWKFFFRKLTYGVHPVEVAEEVMRTVRRKKQEVFMANPIPKAAVYVRTFFPEFFFAVVACGVKEKLNVPEEG
- the DHRS7C gene encoding dehydrogenase/reductase SDR family member 7C isoform X2 — protein: MGVMAMLLLPLLLLGISGLLFIYQEVSRLWSKSAVQNKVVVITDAISGLGKECARVFHTGGARLVLCGKNWERLENLYDALISVADPGKTFTPKLVLLDLSDISCVPDVAKEVLDCYGCVDILINNASMKVKGPAHKISLELDKKIMDANYFGPITLTKALLPNMISRRTGQIVLVNNIQGKFGIPFRTAYAASKHAALGFFDCLRAEVEEYDVVISTVSPTFVRSYHVYPEQGNWEASIWKFFFRKLTYGVHPVEVAEEVMRTVRRKKQEVFMANPIPKAAVYVRTFFPEFFFAVVACGVKEKLNVPEEG